A stretch of Electrophorus electricus isolate fEleEle1 chromosome 3, fEleEle1.pri, whole genome shotgun sequence DNA encodes these proteins:
- the pkib gene encoding cAMP-dependent protein kinase inhibitor beta: MTDVEPVVTDFAATGRTGRRNAMPDILGSTAGPGAADLPNKLAELSVGDEGEQEGEGASSGVRAKDSAEDEVKAEDT, translated from the exons ATGACTGATGTGGAGCCTGTAGTTACTGACTTCGCCGCCACAGGACGGACCGGCCGGCGGAACGCCATGCCGGATATATTAGGTTCCACTGCAGGCCCTGGAGCAGCAGACCTGCCCAACAAGCTAGCCGAGCTTTCTGTCGGAG ATGAAGGGGAGCAGGAAGGAGAGGGTGCATCTTCAGGTGTCAGGGCCAAAGACTCTGCAGAGGATGAGGTCAAAGCCGAGGACACATAA